attataattacctaaaagtataatagtaataattaataggtttttggaaaaatttaaaaaagatatCCCCTTGACTGATCATTCTGTTTCAATTTTCTTTCAATCTAATTGAACACTAGATTTAGTTAAATATAGCATTTCCTAGCCCTacttctaaaattttactaattCACAAATTAATTATGCAAACATTCATAAACTCATTAGAATCgtcaaaaatgataaaatttacaaaatatttataaaatataacaaaattttgtatCAACGATAAATATTGATATGCTTCTATTACTATCATTATGATAAAAATTTATCGAtttctatcatcgatagaatccaaaaatttattatatattatataaatagggtaattataataggtagcaatttttagaataattattaagtatgtagcaatattttaaaaaaattgtaaatatagcaaaatctatcagtgatacacttctatcgttgatagactcttatggtttatcagtgatagaccaacatttgctacatggtctatcgatgatagacttttatcattgatagattttgacagattttgctatatttgcaatttttttaaaatgttgctatatacttaattattttgaatataattgctaaatttgcaactatcccattataaatattttagtttattttactgtTTTTTTTTAGCGCACATATTTAACTTTGATTAGATTACAAATTATTAGTTGAAAATGTAGTTTTTTTCTTGGAAGTTCTTATCAATCAGTTTTGTACTATTCATGGGGAGTTCTAATTAAAAATGAAGTAAAACTTTCTAAATCATTTCCTGAACGTTGAATcaccaaatttaaaataatttctttaattttattgaatagaagGGGAGGGTAAACTCTTTTATATGCCTAAATTTTAGAATATCttaatgattttaattatatatacgtTTAACGTTATTAAGGTCTAATTTGATAACTGTTTAGATTAGAAAAATTAAGTTTCATGaatttctatttttcttattccatttctattcatatttaaaaattttaaaaatgtttaaaactaaaaaaaaacagagaggtTATGTTTGAATTAACCATTTAGATCCGTTTTTGGTAACTattctgttttttgtttttatttgttaaaattaagtctaaaAACACTACATCCTTCccaaatttatcaaatttctttttttattatctacCCTCTTATCAATGATTTAGAAAAAGGcaagtcaaaatttgaaaactgaAAAAAAGTAGCttttaaaaagttgtttttgaaattttgctaAAATATCTATGCAACTCATGgtaagaaataaagaagaaataggcttaattttttaaaacaaaaaaaatataaagaaaacaaaattgttaGGAAACGACACGTTTGTTTCTTAAATTTGTATTTGATTTCTTACCGCTTCCCTAATATGATTTTCATAtttcttaattaaatatttgaatttctCGTTATTTAAAAGGACAacaatctttaaaaaataaaaacaaaaagattgatttgattttttaaaacgtttcacaaagtaataaaataagaaaaaataagaataaacAATGATACCATACTGTAGAAATgcataaacttaattttcaaaatcaaatagttaTCAAAGGAGGATCtaagccaaatcttcttcatgtaaaacctgttttatttagatcgggaaaaaaaaacttgttaggagcaataaaattcaaatattttcttttacaattAGGTAAAATCACAGTGAGCTAATTTGGTGGGAAAAACACAACTTTCAAAAGCAATAAACTAAAAATGAAGCCTAGAATTTGGATTTGTTAagaacaaatttgaaaatatttaataatagtttattaGAGGatctttgatacattataactATAACTGTATTctcttttcaaatttaaacacaATGCTTGTCATGTTTAGTCCTTCATGCATCAATAATAGGGGGAGTTAAAGGCTTCAAATACTTttgtattttagttattttgtAGTTAATTGGCTAGTTAAAACAAGCTAATTTCCAATTTTATaacaaatagaaagaaattgaTTGGGACCACTCTTATCTTCTAAAGTAATTCATTGATGATAATTTAAGAAGTGATCGTCATTTCATTAGTTGTTTAATATAGATAAACATGATGAAACGTATGACTTACGTAGCTTAAAATTTTCACACAATGacttaaaaaaagtaaacactTGTCTATCCCCAAACTCTTTCTTGAAATTTGTTTGTTATCGACCATTTTGACATGTGAAATACCATCCTCGATATTAAATGTTATCTTTCTCTTGTATTTCCTACTcttattttgctattttcttctcttaaccatcaaaatcatttaaaactaaaagttaCTTTTAACATCCTACTTACTTTATAAGTAAAGTTTggaaatattttataaaaacaagTGGCCATTTAGTTAAAATAGAAGTGtatcaataaaaatataaccaaaacaaaatcatcgtttataaagaaaaattgtGTAATGCTTCCACTTATATTTGTCTAAATGATCATTAACATATGCCTACACAATCACTTACATCTATTTTAGTCATATCTTCGTCGATATAACTTTTTTCATATACTTTTGAACAATTTTTCATTGTCTTCATATATTGTTACAGTTGTCATTAATATTACAATAAGAGAATTATTAATTTGTCACTCATAGATGTAAAGTAAACAACCTCAGTTCTAATCAAATTGAATTtacaatatatttaaataagaGTGAAATATAATTGAGACTCATTATAATTGATACATCAATTATGACtacaacaattttaattttagattagTAAACATGGCCTCATACGTTCGTAGTCTAAAGCTTCACAACTCAACAATGAGCAAATTATACTCCACTAAAGATCAATCTCTTTCACGTgtataaataaataactggagGATCAATCCAAACTTGAAACTTTGATCCTTATCAAAATATTTCTCAGAGTGAGAGTGACAATTACACAACATTCAATTATAAAAGTAGAAAATATAAAGAACAAAAATGCATAATGATGCTAATCTTTTATTTCATTGGTCATCAAATGGAATGGACTATTtcctcaaaaagaaaaaaaaggatgaATTATTGCTCTTTGTTATCTATCTCTTACAATGATTTAGCAATTACAAGATCTCTATCTATGATTGGAATTTGGAAAACAAAAATCTCCTAGAAATCTAATGATGATATAAAAACGAATAATATACGTTAAAATGAGGCAACTAACTAACTTGAAAAGACCAAATGAGGAAGCAAACCTGAATGAACAATGGGATGGAGCAACACGCCAGTTGCTTTCTTTCTTGGGCTTTTTTCTACACTTCTCTGTCAATTTGTGATTTAGTCTTCCTATTTTTAGGTACGGGAAGAATTTTGAGCGGGAGATCGTTATTCGGATGATGAGCTGCAGTGCCGATAGGTGGTATTCTGGGTGCCAAGAGAGCGACATTTTTTACAACCCCATTGCTAATAGATCTCTGTTGGCACCCACTATTTGAGGTGAAGTTGTTGCTCTGATTTTGATTCCCCACTTCGCTTTCACTTCTAGAAGTGAGTTTTGTTTCTGTAATGTGGATTCAAGAGCTAGTTAGTTCATACATGGTAAACACATAATATAAACATCAACCATAATTCCTCTGATTTTCTTGACTTCTACACAGTTATATTAATAGCTTGTCAAGTATCAAGAGACACGAGCTTACCTTTTATCTCTCCCAGAGTGATGAGTTTATTAAGGCAATCACGAAACTTTGTCAGCACAATTCGTTCCTGCTCGGTGTAAACGTCTGACAGAGACTTATCGGGAACATGTGATGACGTGTTGCAATCATGGGCAGCAGACCCATCAGCTAGACCAGCTCCCATGAACATTGTATCTTGTTCGTCACACATTAAAGCTAAAGTTCCAGGGGACATTTGCCCTGCTCTTGTCATATCCGAACTATCTGAATTGGAATTGTCATGTACACTCCGATCACTTTGATTTGAACTTCCACACTCACCATCTGCAGCTTTCTCTTCGGCCTTCTGATGATGTACCCCATCTCCACTAGATGAAGCACGAGAAATCTGTGGTGGATCATTTATTTGTTTCTCATCACTTTTTTGTTCTGAAGAGATGTACAAAGAATTCTCAGTTGGGTAGTCCACACCATTATAaggattaaaattaaaataaagaagCCAAAAGCCTAAAATATGTTGCAATTAGGTAGATCTTAAAATTCATGCCAGAGAGGTGTATTGAGAAGCAGAAAAGAGAGAATGTTTAACGAAAATTGTGCATTCAGAGAAAATCAAAGTCAGATCTGGTAGCGACTGAAAAAGAAATACAGCACAATTTGATATGTACCATACATCTAAGTAAACTCGGCACATTTTCTGCAAAATGTTGGGAAGGGGAAGTACCAGAAATGAGATTTAAGATGAATTTTTGTATCTACTAGTGTTTCTTAGTTTTATGTCATTTATGGAGTTCATTACAAAATCGTTAAAGTTAAACCACCAAAGAGCAAGGTAACTGTCAAAATCGTTACAAGCATTATCTGATTCTCAGAGAGACGGCCATCTAACTGAACAAACCACCCAAGAGGAGCAATTATTAATCAACATGAGTGTTTTCAGGACAAGAGAAACAGACTACACCATTTGATCATACTGCTGGGAAGCCTTCCCAGTGCATATTTTAAACCTTCAAAAGCTAATTAACGAGGTCCAAGGTAAATTTCTTTTCTGCAGATATATTCTTAAGGCAGATATTTACTAAAGAAATGTGCCTCCAATTACAAAGAGCTGCCATACTGATAAGGAATCAAGTGGTAATACAAGAGCTAGAGCTAAATGAATACAATAAGCATCAGATATCATGACCCTCAGTCCTAGAGACCGACCCATATTACGAAAACCACAAACTTTATGTGAATGTACCTATCATTGAACTGACTTTAATCCCCAAAGCTTAATCGTTCATAAAAGAACTCAGGCTAGAATGACAAGATGAATGGAAACTCTTATTGATGTGGCACACATTCATTTTGAACACTACACAATGCCAGCAGATCAAATCATCTTGCGGACAAATTTTGAGAACACATTACCTGCTTGGATCTTGGCAACTTCACTAGTCAACACCACCAAAACCGAGCAAAGCTCCTTCAAGTCGTGCGGCTGGATGAGGTCAGCTAATAAGGACCTTCAGAAATGGTACATGTTCAGTTCAATAAGAAAGTTGGTTGACTGCATTACTACAAATGCCATAAGCCATTCAACTGATACCtgaatgagaactttgaaggccccGATGCTACAGGGCTACCAACATGAGCAACCGGGAAGGGAGATGACGTAGGCGTGCCTGAACACGTTATATCATTTGCCTGATAAACATAAAAGGGAAGTTAGTGCCTGGATCACAAGCCCCAACTCATAAAATATAACATATAAATgattattaacaaaaataacAGACTATAGCCAACAACATTACATAAGTAATTTATTCTTACTACGgcccaaaaaattaatttatctGCCTTAAAGTCTAAATGAACAAACAGTTTACCACATTAAGATGTTAGCATACCAAGGAAAAAGTTCCATCAGAtgtcaaaattttatattaggAAGATACTACCTGATGAAGTTGTGGTATACTGTTGAGAGGGGAATCCTTCCCTACAGGGCCAAAGCCTAGCTCTgggccttttcttttctttgaaaCGGGAAGGCAAGCATAACCAGAGGTTCCAATAGCTCCAGTTATTGCAGCATTGGCCGCCTGTTGAATATAAGCCATGTTGTTGGCATGGTCCCCATGGAAAAGAGCTTGTCTTTCTTCACTGCCTTCAAAATTTTTACAGTCCATGCACTTACAGTTTTCAGAGCAGAGAATATTGGCCTGAAAGCACTCACAATACTTCTTTAAGCAACCTGATTTCTTGCAATGGCATCCTTTGTTGTGCTTTCCCAGCATTACTAACTCTCCAATCTCATCCTACAGGTGCTCAAATAGTTCAGCAGTGATGCTAACACAAAATTCATTTGCATATATCAAGGGAAAAATGATAAGAACAAAGATActca
The sequence above is drawn from the Cucumis melo cultivar AY chromosome 2, USDA_Cmelo_AY_1.0, whole genome shotgun sequence genome and encodes:
- the LOC103501025 gene encoding protein tesmin/TSO1-like CXC 5; translation: MGEVGNQEMDNLSSVIAQTDSVELGNVVSSDVPAKKLARQLDFTGIGGAVLPEHPHFQSRSRCQESESPAVIVVQSQSQPQSPQQVVVLPIGTKAPLPPARKPDSPKSRSRSNVETKDATPKKQKQCKLCNCKHSRCLKLYCECFASGVYCDGCNCTNCHNNVEHEASRREAVETTLERNPNAFRPKIANSPHGTRESRDEIGELVMLGKHNKGCHCKKSGCLKKYCECFQANILCSENCKCMDCKNFEGSEERQALFHGDHANNMAYIQQAANAAITGAIGTSGYACLPVSKKRKGPELGFGPVGKDSPLNSIPQLHQANDITCSGTPTSSPFPVAHVGSPVASGPSKFSFRSLLADLIQPHDLKELCSVLVVLTSEVAKIQAEQKSDEKQINDPPQISRASSSGDGVHHQKAEEKAADGECGSSNQSDRSVHDNSNSDSSDMTRAGQMSPGTLALMCDEQDTMFMGAGLADGSAAHDCNTSSHVPDKSLSDVYTEQERIVLTKFRDCLNKLITLGEIKETKLTSRSESEVGNQNQSNNFTSNSGCQQRSISNGVVKNVALLAPRIPPIGTAAHHPNNDLPLKILPVPKNRKTKSQIDREV